A single Arachidicoccus sp. BS20 DNA region contains:
- a CDS encoding rod shape-determining protein MreD, which translates to MSVLLKNIFRFIFFILIQVFVLDKVPLIHQYIKPSLSFLFILWLPFSLSRASLMIIAFLFGLALDYFGGTPGLHSAPCVLIAYLRPLILNLILPQEKTEVSYIDPNARSIGIAPYAVYVIVLTVVYHIYLTFIEWMQFGNFLFFIGKVLASSLLSILLIFVTEILFFRKAKFKTNAA; encoded by the coding sequence ATGAGTGTATTGTTGAAAAACATATTCCGGTTTATCTTTTTTATACTGATACAAGTATTTGTGTTGGACAAAGTACCGTTGATTCATCAGTACATAAAACCTTCCTTATCTTTTTTATTTATTCTCTGGTTGCCGTTCAGTTTGTCGCGTGCAAGCCTTATGATAATTGCATTTTTGTTTGGTCTTGCATTGGATTATTTTGGCGGTACACCGGGTTTGCATTCTGCTCCCTGCGTACTGATTGCATATTTGCGTCCGCTTATTTTGAATCTTATTTTACCGCAGGAAAAAACAGAAGTAAGCTATATTGACCCTAACGCGAGAAGCATAGGTATTGCTCCGTATGCCGTTTATGTGATTGTGCTTACGGTGGTTTATCATATATATCTTACGTTCATTGAGTGGATGCAATTTGGCAATTTTCTTTTCTTCATCGGCAAAGTGCTGGCATCTTCTTTATTAAGCATACTGCTGATTTTTGTTACCGAAATTTTATTTTTCCGTAAAGCAAAGTTCAAGACCAACGCGGCATAG
- the mreC gene encoding rod shape-determining protein MreC: MKNIFLFIRRFFNFFLFLFLQVLCISFLRKYNRSYEAAYSNVAHSFTGVIDEKYNNVQYYFDLKKTNNALAAENAKLKTALNQLLHNGDSLNSNKLYTMIDSLNKDSLGSVRKYEYYEAKVVNNSVSNENNYITIEKGANQGIKKDLTVTSPTGIVGRVVSVSPNYSIVMSLLNHNSHVTVKLKRTGFNEGFVEWDGKEANVLVLNNVPKSVDVKKGDSVVTSNISDFPENLMIGRVQEIKANPSTKYYNIKIATSANFYSLQYVYVIKNNFVNEQKTLESAQPK, encoded by the coding sequence GTGAAGAATATTTTTTTGTTCATAAGGCGGTTTTTTAATTTTTTTCTGTTCCTGTTTTTACAGGTTCTGTGCATTTCATTTTTGCGAAAATACAACCGGTCTTATGAGGCGGCATACTCCAATGTAGCACATTCTTTCACAGGGGTTATTGACGAAAAATACAACAACGTTCAGTATTATTTTGATTTAAAGAAAACCAACAATGCGCTTGCTGCGGAAAATGCAAAACTGAAAACGGCGTTAAATCAATTGCTGCACAACGGAGATTCGCTAAATAGCAATAAGCTGTACACAATGATAGATTCGCTGAACAAAGATTCTCTGGGCAGTGTACGCAAGTATGAATATTATGAAGCCAAAGTTGTGAACAATTCCGTAAGCAATGAGAATAATTATATTACAATTGAGAAAGGCGCAAACCAAGGTATAAAAAAAGATTTGACTGTTACAAGCCCTACCGGAATCGTAGGACGCGTGGTTTCGGTAAGTCCTAATTACAGCATTGTGATGAGCCTGTTGAATCACAATAGCCACGTTACGGTAAAGCTAAAGAGAACCGGTTTTAATGAAGGCTTTGTAGAGTGGGACGGCAAAGAAGCAAATGTGCTTGTGTTGAATAATGTTCCTAAAAGCGTTGATGTAAAAAAAGGCGATTCCGTAGTAACCAGTAATATCTCTGATTTTCCCGAAAACCTGATGATTGGCAGAGTGCAGGAAATCAAAGCAAATCCTTCGACAAAATATTACAATATTAAAATAGCAACATCGGCGAACTTTTATTCGCTGCAATATGTGTATGTAATCAAAAATAATTTTGTAAACGAACAAAAAACATTGGAAAGCGCACAGCCTAAATAG